One genomic segment of Jaculus jaculus isolate mJacJac1 chromosome 2, mJacJac1.mat.Y.cur, whole genome shotgun sequence includes these proteins:
- the LOC101600149 gene encoding 60S ribosomal protein L32-like, with the protein MKTLDNKSGTVQRLKDGTRDSSLALPAEVAANFCSASWLFKIVKKRTKKFIWHQSDRFVKIRCNRQKPRGIDNRVQRRFKGQILMPIIGYESSKKTKHTLPSGFRKFLVHSVKELEALLIMFSKSYCAETAHKVSSKNCKTMVERAVQLAIRVTNPNARLNSEENE; encoded by the coding sequence ATGAAGACACTTGATAACAAAAGTGGAACTGTCCAAAGATTAAAAGATGGCACAAGAGACTCTTCTTTGGCGCTGCCTGCAGAGGTGGCTGCCAACTTCTGCTCGGCATCATGGCTGTTCAAGATTGTCAAAAAGAGGACCAAGAAGTTCATCTGGCACCAGTCAGACAGATTCGTCAAAATTAGGTGTAACCGGCAGAAACCCAGAGGTATTGACAACAGGGTGCAGAGAAGATTCAAAGGCCAAATTCTGATGCCCATCATTGGTTATGAGAGCAGcaagaaaacaaagcacactCTGCCCAGTGGCTTCCGGAAGTTCCTGGTCCACAGCGTCAAGGAGCTGGAAGCGCTTCTAATAATGTTCAGCAAATCTTACTGTGCTGAGACTGCTCACAAGGTTTCTTCTAAGAACTGCAAAACCATGGTGGAAAGAGCGGTCCAGCTGGCTATTAGAGTCACCAATCCCAACGCCAGGCTGAAtagtgaagaaaatgaataa